In Hydractinia symbiolongicarpus strain clone_291-10 chromosome 15, HSymV2.1, whole genome shotgun sequence, one DNA window encodes the following:
- the LOC130629245 gene encoding E3 ubiquitin-protein ligase Siah1-like, with translation MTFLCIISSLYVHFRVENIKKNDINGLERIAIFVSLIMKMAGNRPVGTASPTTINTVLPMNQSTTVPMNISSSSPTNPDLASLFECPVCFDYVLPPIFQCSSGHLVCSNCRPKLTICPTCRGPLGSIRNLAMEKVANTVLFPCRYNSSGCLVTLPHTAKTDHEESCEFRPYACPCPGASCKWQGSLDTVMPHLLHVHKSITTLQGEDIVFLATDINLPGAVDWVMMQSCFGHHFMLVLEKQEKFEGHQQFFAVVQLIGSRKQAENFAYRLELNGHRRRLAWEATPRSIHDGIQSAILNSDCLVFDTSIAQLFADNGNLGINVTISSC, from the coding sequence ATGACTTTTCTATGTATTATATCATCCCTTTATGTTCATTTTAGagttgaaaatattaaaaaaaatgacataaatGGATTAGAAAGAATTGCTATTTTTGTTTCTCTCATCATGAAGATGGCTGGTAACCGACCGGTGGGTACTGCAAGTCCTACAACAATAAATACTGTTTTACCTATGAATCAAAGCACTACTGTTCCTATGAATATATCCTCATCTAGCCCTACCAATCCAGATCTAGCCAGTTTATTTGAATGTCCTGTCTGTTTTGATTATGTTCTTCCACCCATCTTTCAGTGCAGTAGTGGACATTTAGTTTGCTCCAATTGTCGTCCAAAGTTAACGATATGCCCAACATGTCGTGGACCCCTTGGCAGTATACGCAACCTTGCCATGGAAAAAGTTGCAAATACAGTTTTGTTTCCGTGTCGTTATAATTCATCAGGATGCCTTGTTACATTGCCGCATACAGCGAAGACAGATCACGAAGAGTCTTGTGAATTCAGACCATATGCTTGTCCTTGCCCTGGTGCTTCATGTAAATGGCAAGGTTCTCTAGATACTGTTATGCCACATTTGTTACACGTGCACAAATCTATCACAACTCTTCAAGGTGAAGACATTGTATTTTTAGCCACAGACATAAATTTACCTGGTGCGGTTGATTGGGTAATGATGCAGTCTTGTTTTGGTCATCATTTTATGTTAGTCTTAGAAAAACAAGAGAAATTCGAGGGGCATCAGCAATTCTTTGCAGTTGTACAACTTATTGGATCCAGAAAACAGGCTGAAAATTTTGCCTATCGATTAGAATTAAATGGGCATCGTCGAAGACTTGCATGGGAAGCTACCCCTAGAAGCATTCATGATGGTATACAGTCAGCTATTTTAAATAGCGATTGTTTGGTGTTTGATACAAGCATAGCACAGTTGTTTGCTGATAATGGTAACTTGGGGATTAATGTAACAATATCAAGTTGTTAA